In Schistocerca nitens isolate TAMUIC-IGC-003100 chromosome 10, iqSchNite1.1, whole genome shotgun sequence, a single window of DNA contains:
- the LOC126210227 gene encoding uncharacterized protein LOC126210227 isoform X3 — MRTTALAYLLCALLASAWAGEVSKAASVAATTDNDAKKQDKRGILTGEHSIGGGGGLIGGGGGLIGGGGGLIGGGGGLIGGGSGYYGGGSGYYGGGSGYIGGGSSYIGGGSGIAGGGGGLIGGGSGLIGGGSGYYGGGSGYYGGGGAIGGFGGGGAGLGGAGIGLADGGAGLGGAGIGLGGGLGGGAGFGGGAGFGGGAGFGGVAVAAPQTQTVVQTVRVPVPQPVPVPVNRPVPVPQPVPVPVSRPVPVPQPYPVRVPHPVPVSVPRPYPVAVPRPVPVPIARPVPVPVPQPYPVRVPQPVPVGVPQPYPVRVPVPHPVPVPVSTGVSSVGVGGGLATGGLGGIGGGLGGLGGGLGGGLGGLGGGVYSAGGLGGGAYSSGLAGGAGGIISSGSLGTGLLSGGYAGSYGYGGGSYSTGGIGYGGSSYSTGGLISGGSSGPLKGVYVPSSAGGLNGGSVYSGSLGGGASSYSNSYSGGYGGGYGGGYGGGYKSHYKH, encoded by the exons GCGTACCTGCTTTGCGCGCTCCTGGCGTCAGCCTGGGCTGGCGAAGTCTCCAAGGCTGCTTCTGTAGCGGCCACAACGGACAATGACGCCAAGAAACAGGACAAGCGCGGTATTCTCACTGGCGAGCACAGCATCGGCGGCGGAGGTGGACTCATCGGAGGCGGAGGTGGTCTCATCGGAGGCGGAGGTGGACTCATCGGAGGCGGAGGTGGCCTCATCGGTGGTGGATCTGGCTACTACGGCGGCGGATCTGGCTACTACGGTGGCGGATCTGGCTACATCGGGGGCGGATCTAGCTACATTGGGGGCGGAAGTGGCATCGCCGGAGGCGGCGGTGGACTCATCGGAGGCGGAAGCGGACTCATCGGTGGTGGATCTGGCTACTACGGTGGCGGATCTGGCTACTACGGCGGCGGTGGCGCCATTGGCGGTTTCGGAGGTGGCGGTGCCGGACTCGGAGGAGCTGGAATCGGCCTCGCTGACGGCGGAGCCGGTCTGGGAGGTGCAGGGATCGGCCTAGGTGGAGGACTCGGCGGCGGTGCCGGCTTCGGTGGCGGCGCAGGCTTCGGCGGTGGTGCCGGCTTTGGCGGTGTCGCCGTCGCTGCTCCGCAGACCCAGACAGTGGTTCAGACTGTGAGGGTGCCCGTCCCACAACCTGTCCCCGTGCCAGTCAACCGCCCCGTCCCTGTTCCTCAGCCCGTACCCGTTCCCGTGAGCCGTCCCGTGCCCGTGCCCCAGCCGTACCCCGTCCGCGTGCCCCACCCGGTCCCCGTATCCGTGCCCCGCCCGTACCCCGTCGCCGTACCCCGACCCGTGCCCGTCCCGATTGCTAGGCCCGTACCGGTCCCCGTGCCCCAGCCGTACCCCGTCCGCGTGCCCCAGCCTGTACCTGTCGGAGTTCCCCAGCCATACCCCGTCCGCGTTCCCGTACCTCACCCTGTCCCAGTGCCCGTCTCCACCGGTGTCTCCTCAGTTGGCGTCGGAGGCGGTCTCGCCACTGGAGGTCTCGGCGGCATCGGAGGCGGTCTGGGAG GTCTGGGAGGCGGTCTGGGAGGCGGTCTGGGAGGCCTGGGTGGTGGAGTCTACAGTGCCGGTGGCCTCGGAGGGGGCGCCTACTCTTCCGGCTTGGCCGGAGGTGCCGGAGGCATCATCTCGTCCGGCTCTCTGGGCACGGGACTGTTGAGCGGTGGCTACGCTGGTTCCTACGGATACGGCGGCGGTTCCTACTCCACTGGAGGCATCGGCTACGGTGGCAGTTCCTACTCCACTGGAGGTCTCATCTCCGGCGGCTCCAGCGGTCCGCTGAAGGGCGTGTACGTGCCCAGCTCTGCTGGTGGGCTGAATGGTGGCAGCGTCTACTCTGGCAGCCTGGGAGGTGGAGCCAGCAGCTACAGCAACAGCTACAGTGGCGGCTATGGAGGCGGCTATGGAGGCGGCTATGGAGGTGGCTACAAGAGCCACTACAAGCACTGA
- the LOC126210227 gene encoding uncharacterized protein LOC126210227 isoform X2, with protein sequence MRTTAVAYLLCALLASAWAGEVSKAASVAATTDNDAKKQDKRGILTGEHSIGGGGGLIGGGGGLIGGGGGLIGGGGGLIGGGSGYYGGGSGYYGGGSGYIGGGSSYIGGGSGIAGGGGGLIGGGSGLIGGGSGYYGGGSGYYGGGGAIGGFGGGGAGLGGAGIGLADGGAGLGGAGIGLGGGLGGGAGFGGGAGFGGGAGFGGVAVAAPQTQTVVQTVRVPVPQPVPVPVNRPVPVPQPVPVPVSRPVPVPQPYPVRVPHPVPVSVPRPYPVAVPRPVPVPIARPVPVPVPQPYPVRVPQPVPVGVPQPYPVRVPVPHPVPVPVSTGVSSVGVGGGLATGGLGGIGGGLGGGLGGLGGGLGGLGGGLGGGLGGLGGGVYSAGGLGGGAYSSGLAGGAGGIISSGSLGTGLLSGGYAGSYGYGGGSYSTGGIGYGGSSYSTGGLISGGSSGPLKGVYVPSSAGGLNGGSVYSGSLGGGASSYSNSYSGGYGGGYGGGYGGGYKSHYKH encoded by the coding sequence GCGTACCTGCTTTGCGCGCTCCTGGCGTCAGCCTGGGCTGGCGAAGTCTCCAAGGCTGCTTCTGTAGCGGCCACAACGGACAATGACGCCAAGAAACAGGACAAGCGCGGTATTCTCACTGGCGAGCACAGCATCGGCGGCGGAGGTGGACTCATCGGAGGCGGAGGTGGTCTCATCGGAGGCGGAGGTGGACTCATCGGAGGCGGAGGTGGCCTCATCGGTGGTGGATCTGGCTACTACGGCGGCGGATCTGGCTACTACGGTGGCGGATCTGGCTACATCGGGGGCGGATCTAGCTACATTGGGGGCGGAAGTGGCATCGCCGGAGGCGGCGGTGGACTCATCGGAGGCGGAAGCGGACTCATCGGTGGTGGATCTGGCTACTACGGTGGCGGATCTGGCTACTACGGCGGCGGTGGCGCCATTGGCGGTTTCGGAGGTGGCGGTGCCGGACTCGGAGGAGCTGGAATCGGCCTCGCTGACGGCGGAGCCGGTCTGGGAGGTGCAGGGATCGGCCTAGGTGGAGGACTCGGCGGCGGTGCCGGCTTCGGTGGCGGCGCAGGCTTCGGCGGTGGTGCCGGCTTTGGCGGTGTCGCCGTCGCTGCTCCGCAGACCCAGACAGTGGTTCAGACTGTGAGGGTGCCCGTCCCACAACCTGTCCCCGTGCCAGTCAACCGCCCCGTCCCTGTTCCTCAGCCCGTACCCGTTCCCGTGAGCCGTCCCGTGCCCGTGCCCCAGCCGTACCCCGTCCGCGTGCCCCACCCGGTCCCCGTATCCGTGCCCCGCCCGTACCCCGTCGCCGTACCCCGACCCGTGCCCGTCCCGATTGCTAGGCCCGTACCGGTCCCCGTGCCCCAGCCGTACCCCGTCCGCGTGCCCCAGCCTGTACCTGTCGGAGTTCCCCAGCCATACCCCGTCCGCGTTCCCGTACCTCACCCTGTCCCAGTGCCCGTCTCCACCGGTGTCTCCTCAGTTGGCGTCGGAGGCGGTCTCGCCACTGGAGGTCTCGGCGGCATCGGAGGCGGTCTGGGAGGCGGTCTGGGAGGTCTGGGAGGCGGTCTGGGAGGTCTGGGAGGCGGTCTGGGAGGCGGTCTGGGAGGCCTGGGTGGTGGAGTCTACAGTGCCGGTGGCCTCGGAGGGGGCGCCTACTCTTCCGGCTTGGCCGGAGGTGCCGGAGGCATCATCTCGTCCGGCTCTCTGGGCACGGGACTGTTGAGCGGTGGCTACGCTGGTTCCTACGGATACGGCGGCGGTTCCTACTCCACTGGAGGCATCGGCTACGGTGGCAGTTCCTACTCCACTGGAGGTCTCATCTCCGGCGGCTCCAGCGGTCCGCTGAAGGGCGTGTACGTGCCCAGCTCTGCTGGTGGGCTGAATGGTGGCAGCGTCTACTCTGGCAGCCTGGGAGGTGGAGCCAGCAGCTACAGCAACAGCTACAGTGGCGGCTATGGAGGCGGCTATGGAGGCGGCTATGGAGGTGGCTACAAGAGCCACTACAAGCACTGA
- the LOC126210227 gene encoding uncharacterized protein LOC126210227 isoform X1: MRTTALAYLLCALLASAWAGEVSKAASVAATTDNDAKKQDKRGILTGEHSIGGGGGLIGGGGGLIGGGGGLIGGGGGLIGGGSGYYGGGSGYYGGGSGYIGGGSSYIGGGSGIAGGGGGLIGGGSGLIGGGSGYYGGGSGYYGGGGAIGGFGGGGAGLGGAGIGLADGGAGLGGAGIGLGGGLGGGAGFGGGAGFGGGAGFGGVAVAAPQTQTVVQTVRVPVPQPVPVPVNRPVPVPQPVPVPVSRPVPVPQPYPVRVPHPVPVSVPRPYPVAVPRPVPVPIARPVPVPVPQPYPVRVPQPVPVGVPQPYPVRVPVPHPVPVPVSTGVSSVGVGGGLATGGLGGIGGGLGGGLGGLGGGLGGLGGGLGGGLGGLGGGVYSAGGLGGGAYSSGLAGGAGGIISSGSLGTGLLSGGYAGSYGYGGGSYSTGGIGYGGSSYSTGGLISGGSSGPLKGVYVPSSAGGLNGGSVYSGSLGGGASSYSNSYSGGYGGGYGGGYGGGYKSHYKH; this comes from the coding sequence GCGTACCTGCTTTGCGCGCTCCTGGCGTCAGCCTGGGCTGGCGAAGTCTCCAAGGCTGCTTCTGTAGCGGCCACAACGGACAATGACGCCAAGAAACAGGACAAGCGCGGTATTCTCACTGGCGAGCACAGCATCGGCGGCGGAGGTGGACTCATCGGAGGCGGAGGTGGTCTCATCGGAGGCGGAGGTGGACTCATCGGAGGCGGAGGTGGCCTCATCGGTGGTGGATCTGGCTACTACGGCGGCGGATCTGGCTACTACGGTGGCGGATCTGGCTACATCGGGGGCGGATCTAGCTACATTGGGGGCGGAAGTGGCATCGCCGGAGGCGGCGGTGGACTCATCGGAGGCGGAAGCGGACTCATCGGTGGTGGATCTGGCTACTACGGTGGCGGATCTGGCTACTACGGCGGCGGTGGCGCCATTGGCGGTTTCGGAGGTGGCGGTGCCGGACTCGGAGGAGCTGGAATCGGCCTCGCTGACGGCGGAGCCGGTCTGGGAGGTGCAGGGATCGGCCTAGGTGGAGGACTCGGCGGCGGTGCCGGCTTCGGTGGCGGCGCAGGCTTCGGCGGTGGTGCCGGCTTTGGCGGTGTCGCCGTCGCTGCTCCGCAGACCCAGACAGTGGTTCAGACTGTGAGGGTGCCCGTCCCACAACCTGTCCCCGTGCCAGTCAACCGCCCCGTCCCTGTTCCTCAGCCCGTACCCGTTCCCGTGAGCCGTCCCGTGCCCGTGCCCCAGCCGTACCCCGTCCGCGTGCCCCACCCGGTCCCCGTATCCGTGCCCCGCCCGTACCCCGTCGCCGTACCCCGACCCGTGCCCGTCCCGATTGCTAGGCCCGTACCGGTCCCCGTGCCCCAGCCGTACCCCGTCCGCGTGCCCCAGCCTGTACCTGTCGGAGTTCCCCAGCCATACCCCGTCCGCGTTCCCGTACCTCACCCTGTCCCAGTGCCCGTCTCCACCGGTGTCTCCTCAGTTGGCGTCGGAGGCGGTCTCGCCACTGGAGGTCTCGGCGGCATCGGAGGCGGTCTGGGAGGCGGTCTGGGAGGTCTGGGAGGCGGTCTGGGAGGTCTGGGAGGCGGTCTGGGAGGCGGTCTGGGAGGCCTGGGTGGTGGAGTCTACAGTGCCGGTGGCCTCGGAGGGGGCGCCTACTCTTCCGGCTTGGCCGGAGGTGCCGGAGGCATCATCTCGTCCGGCTCTCTGGGCACGGGACTGTTGAGCGGTGGCTACGCTGGTTCCTACGGATACGGCGGCGGTTCCTACTCCACTGGAGGCATCGGCTACGGTGGCAGTTCCTACTCCACTGGAGGTCTCATCTCCGGCGGCTCCAGCGGTCCGCTGAAGGGCGTGTACGTGCCCAGCTCTGCTGGTGGGCTGAATGGTGGCAGCGTCTACTCTGGCAGCCTGGGAGGTGGAGCCAGCAGCTACAGCAACAGCTACAGTGGCGGCTATGGAGGCGGCTATGGAGGCGGCTATGGAGGTGGCTACAAGAGCCACTACAAGCACTGA